One part of the Sulfolobus tengchongensis genome encodes these proteins:
- a CDS encoding MFS transporter: MEKSTIKLIDSAKWTSIHSLMFASLAVGYFMWGVIESIAPLTYPNINNVLFLLTPTFATIAGDLVLPFFSDRRLGRKTTFFITMSMYSIGTLLLVIASLIAGFNTDNLAKFPSILLIILGIIFGVFGVEGEVPVMLSYTAEMMPLKYRDSILVLAPNFDNIGAMVAALIGYLTYSLSNSFVIELLAISIVAILGIVTAIVIRLLLPESVRWLIVKGQVDKAEKEVEKVAKSGVTNVNESNVNKKLSVSSRYAFLAIIGLSQYLTYGLMAFVVADYYFSSSETPFIIFIANLGASIAGFIAALIAKQMRTRIFALLSYVGGTLSMIPIILLTKNFVLTAFYALLIVNMLFSEFGWAVRTIYEPTLMPKNLRAFMIGLIRLVPITAYAISVYITSSFNLTDYLIYNSVLWAIGGIASIIWYFKGIDTNYVPLEKVD; the protein is encoded by the coding sequence ATGGAGAAGAGTACTATAAAGTTAATTGATTCAGCTAAGTGGACCTCAATTCACTCTCTTATGTTCGCCTCATTAGCTGTGGGCTACTTCATGTGGGGAGTTATAGAATCAATCGCTCCTTTAACTTATCCTAACATTAATAATGTACTGTTCTTACTTACTCCTACTTTTGCAACTATTGCTGGCGATTTAGTCTTACCATTCTTCTCTGATAGAAGACTAGGTAGGAAAACCACATTCTTCATAACTATGTCAATGTACTCCATAGGTACGCTACTCTTAGTTATAGCATCTCTTATAGCTGGTTTTAATACTGATAATTTAGCTAAATTTCCTTCAATTCTCTTGATAATTTTGGGAATAATATTTGGAGTATTTGGAGTTGAGGGAGAAGTACCAGTTATGTTGTCTTATACTGCGGAGATGATGCCTCTTAAGTATAGGGACTCCATATTGGTATTGGCTCCAAATTTTGACAATATTGGGGCAATGGTAGCTGCCTTAATAGGATACTTAACCTACAGCTTATCTAACTCCTTCGTAATAGAGCTATTAGCAATATCTATTGTAGCAATTTTGGGAATCGTAACTGCTATCGTAATAAGACTTCTATTACCAGAGTCCGTGAGGTGGTTAATAGTTAAAGGTCAGGTTGATAAGGCTGAAAAAGAAGTTGAAAAAGTTGCAAAATCTGGTGTCACAAACGTTAATGAGAGTAATGTGAATAAGAAATTAAGTGTAAGCTCTAGATACGCCTTCCTAGCAATAATTGGCCTTTCTCAGTATTTAACTTATGGTTTAATGGCCTTTGTAGTTGCGGATTACTACTTCTCTAGCTCTGAAACTCCATTTATTATCTTCATAGCCAACTTAGGAGCTTCGATTGCAGGTTTCATAGCGGCATTAATTGCTAAGCAAATGAGAACTAGAATCTTTGCCTTATTGTCATATGTAGGTGGAACGCTTAGCATGATACCCATAATTCTTTTAACTAAGAACTTCGTTTTAACTGCTTTCTACGCGTTACTGATAGTAAACATGCTATTCAGTGAGTTCGGCTGGGCAGTAAGGACAATTTATGAGCCTACACTTATGCCTAAAAATTTGAGAGCCTTCATGATAGGTTTAATCAGGTTAGTGCCAATAACAGCTTACGCGATTTCGGTATACATAACCTCTTCATTTAACCTGACAGATTACCTAATATATAATTCTGTATTATGGGCAATTGGAGGCATTGCTAGCATAATATGGTATTTCAAAGGAATAGATACCAATTACGTACCACTAGAGAAAGTGGATTAA